In Leptolyngbya sp. 'hensonii', the following are encoded in one genomic region:
- a CDS encoding sugar ABC transporter permease, which translates to METVQKKPGARLSQYAEVVTGWIFLAPALALLMVFTLWPIANLFYLSFTQGSFTRGGVHWVGLRNYWRLLLSPDFWQVVGNTVYFTIGTVLPSLVIPLGLALLLNRTFLLRGLFRTAYFIPSITSLVAVGLGFRWLFQTDGWVNAVLVGFGVNPIPWLGSTVWAMPVLILLSAWKQLGFNMVVFLAGLQTIPASLYEAAMMDGAGVWQRFWHITLPGLRPTLIFATVTTTIFTLRSFEQVYVITGGGPLNATNLLVYYIYDQAFAQFDFGYAAAAATGLLIVAFLLVYVQLKTSNEEP; encoded by the coding sequence ATGGAGACTGTGCAGAAAAAACCAGGAGCGCGGCTGAGCCAATATGCAGAAGTGGTAACAGGGTGGATCTTTTTGGCTCCTGCCCTGGCTCTGCTGATGGTGTTTACCCTGTGGCCGATCGCTAACCTGTTCTATCTCAGTTTTACCCAGGGCAGTTTCACCCGTGGGGGTGTCCATTGGGTGGGTCTACGTAACTACTGGCGACTCTTGCTCAGTCCAGACTTCTGGCAGGTGGTGGGGAATACGGTCTATTTCACGATCGGAACCGTTTTGCCTAGCCTGGTCATTCCTCTGGGATTGGCTCTCCTGCTGAATCGGACCTTCCTCCTGCGGGGATTATTCCGTACCGCCTACTTCATCCCTTCGATCACCTCCCTGGTGGCAGTAGGGCTAGGATTTCGCTGGTTATTTCAAACCGATGGTTGGGTTAATGCAGTTCTGGTTGGGTTTGGTGTGAATCCTATTCCCTGGCTGGGTAGTACAGTCTGGGCTATGCCGGTCTTAATCCTGCTGAGTGCCTGGAAGCAACTGGGTTTCAATATGGTCGTGTTTCTGGCTGGTTTACAAACGATTCCTGCCAGCCTCTACGAAGCCGCCATGATGGATGGGGCCGGGGTATGGCAGCGGTTCTGGCATATTACCCTCCCCGGTCTGCGGCCAACCCTGATCTTTGCCACAGTCACCACGACCATCTTTACCCTGCGGAGTTTTGAGCAGGTTTATGTGATTACGGGGGGAGGTCCCCTGAATGCGACCAATCTGCTGGTGTACTACATTTATGACCAGGCTTTTGCCCAGTTTGATTTTGGTTATGCGGCAGCAGCGGCAACTGGCTTACTGATCGTGGCGTTCCTCCTGGTCTATGTGCAACTGAAAACCAGCAACGAAGAACCATGA
- a CDS encoding LD-carboxypeptidase, which produces MKPCHIPAPLQPGDRLHVVAPSGALRELEAFHRGLEVWRSRGYSLILGSGHDDRWGYLAGSDENRRLQLLTALKDPDCRGILCVRGGYGGMRLLEDWTWPEIDPKWLIGFSDVTSLLWSLSQQGISGIHGPLLTTLAQEPDWSQQRLFDWVEGRGLTEPLIGQGWGGGHAEGLLLPANLTVATHLLHTPLQPDLAGVILALEDVTEAPYRIDRLLTQWRLSGALRQVQGIALGRFSHCQAPAHIPSFTVEEVLHDRLSDLGIPIVADLPFGHDGPNAALPVGVPVRLDGDRGTLTISFQSLVKD; this is translated from the coding sequence ATGAAGCCCTGTCACATTCCTGCTCCCTTACAACCGGGCGATCGATTGCATGTGGTGGCTCCCAGTGGTGCTCTGCGAGAACTGGAGGCATTTCACCGGGGGCTAGAGGTCTGGCGATCGCGGGGCTATTCGCTGATCTTGGGCTCTGGTCATGACGATCGCTGGGGCTACCTGGCTGGTAGCGATGAAAACCGTCGTCTGCAACTGCTGACGGCCCTGAAAGACCCGGATTGCCGGGGCATTCTCTGTGTCCGGGGTGGGTACGGGGGGATGCGTCTGTTGGAGGATTGGACCTGGCCAGAGATAGACCCGAAGTGGCTGATCGGGTTTTCCGATGTCACCAGTTTGCTCTGGAGTCTGAGTCAACAGGGCATTTCTGGCATTCATGGTCCCTTGCTGACGACCCTAGCCCAGGAACCGGATTGGTCCCAACAGCGGTTATTTGATTGGGTAGAAGGTCGAGGGTTGACGGAACCTCTGATCGGCCAGGGTTGGGGGGGCGGTCATGCAGAGGGGCTCCTGCTGCCTGCAAATCTGACTGTGGCCACCCATTTACTTCATACTCCCCTACAACCGGATTTGGCCGGGGTAATCCTGGCCCTGGAAGACGTAACAGAAGCCCCCTATCGCATCGATCGTTTGCTCACCCAATGGCGGTTGAGCGGAGCCTTACGCCAGGTTCAGGGAATTGCCCTGGGCCGCTTCAGCCATTGTCAGGCCCCAGCCCATATCCCCAGTTTCACCGTGGAGGAGGTGTTGCACGATCGCCTCTCCGATCTAGGGATTCCGATCGTCGCCGACCTGCCCTTCGGCCACGATGGTCCCAATGCAGCGTTGCCTGTCGGGGTGCCGGTGCGCCTGGATGGCGATCGGGGCACCCTGACAATTTCATTCCAGTCACTGGTTAAGGATTAG
- a CDS encoding ATP-binding protein: MDSSITLAWEAAVKAIQAISRETQLDGLLSTVMNLVMDYAAAQKGAIFLKQGETWTIGIHCTTPQACTLQATLLESCPDLPATLIQAVIHKAEPLFLEDAAMPVSDTTDPYLQQHRPGNRLGLPMGNPDNLLGVLYLEDLFTPSPQMIEGLCLLCSQAAICLENVYRYRQLEARSKTLEMRLEEVIQPFTPGPSPALTQPENLQGAAKLKQIKAALQESEAKNLALLSALPDLVMRVNREGIYLDFIATKNFRVIGETGDFIGTRVDESLPPVLAKRRMQAIHQALETGKIQIYEQDIEVDDHIQTEEVRVVTCGRDEVLLVVRDITDRKRVEKALRESEATNRAIVQAIPDLLVHVSQEGQYLSLSGGREVKVLYPFPNSRLADLLPAPIAQQQYQAIQQAITTGELQVLEQEMLLNDGPNYEEVRVVPCQQETALLIVRNITDRKQAERALQSLLKGTAAVTGEAFFPVLAQQIALVLNASHVFIATQSGQQLDTLGLCIDGQVQPNISYPLPQSPWEVTLQQGFYFSNSQMQQLFPHTSMLRELRAESYLGVAMHNGEGRAIGILSLLNSQPLTNREYVETLLRIFAARAAAELERLQALADLQTAKAVADAANQAKSDFLTNMSHELRTPLNGILGFAEILQRDATLTAKQKEGLNTIYQCGSHLLTLIGDILDLAKIEARKLELQPAPVQLERLCHSLVQIGHLKATQKDLFFSFQVPTSLPAVVHTDEKRLRQVLMNLLSNAIKFTASGGVTFTVSPVAPTSEDHEGIGPIVRLRFQVEDTGIGIGSEDLNKIFLPFEQVGSLHQQAEGTGLGLSISQEIVQMMGSHLQVESVLGQGSTFWFEVNLPLGSQSSLPGTSASSQRVVGYEGDTRKILVVDDRWENREVFSHLLHPLGFILMEAENGQQGFETAIVWQPDLIITDLRMPVMDGFTLARQIRQTPDLRSMPILACSADVAEVVHRQSQEAGCNAFLPRPVQVQDLLDQLQHHLKLVWVYDTLPTQDPIPVTTQISNSSPSPWVVPPQQELVTLQFVTYILDQQAVKEEVNRLEQLDPRYHAFAQRIQQLVHEFEFEEILKIIQSDLAS; this comes from the coding sequence ATGGACAGTTCCATCACTTTGGCCTGGGAAGCGGCAGTTAAGGCAATCCAGGCAATCTCCCGTGAAACTCAACTGGATGGCCTGCTTTCCACGGTCATGAACTTGGTGATGGATTATGCTGCAGCCCAGAAAGGAGCCATTTTCCTGAAGCAAGGAGAAACCTGGACGATCGGGATTCATTGCACTACCCCTCAAGCCTGTACCTTACAAGCCACACTTTTAGAAAGCTGCCCAGATCTTCCCGCAACTCTGATTCAGGCGGTTATCCACAAAGCAGAGCCCCTGTTCCTGGAAGATGCAGCCATGCCTGTCTCCGATACTACCGATCCATATCTGCAGCAGCATCGCCCTGGAAATCGGCTGGGTCTGCCCATGGGCAATCCAGACAACCTGCTTGGTGTTCTGTATCTGGAGGATCTCTTTACACCCTCCCCTCAGATGATCGAAGGGCTCTGTCTGCTTTGCTCCCAGGCAGCTATTTGTCTGGAAAATGTCTACCGGTATCGGCAATTAGAAGCCCGATCTAAAACCCTAGAGATGAGGCTGGAAGAGGTAATCCAGCCCTTCACCCCTGGACCTAGCCCAGCCCTAACCCAACCGGAGAATCTGCAGGGGGCGGCTAAACTTAAACAGATTAAGGCCGCCCTGCAGGAAAGTGAGGCCAAAAATCTTGCCCTCCTCAGTGCCCTCCCTGATCTGGTCATGCGGGTCAACCGGGAGGGGATCTACCTGGACTTTATTGCTACCAAAAACTTCCGTGTTATTGGTGAAACTGGAGATTTCATTGGTACCCGGGTGGATGAGAGTTTGCCCCCAGTACTGGCTAAACGACGCATGCAAGCCATCCATCAAGCTCTGGAAACGGGCAAGATTCAAATCTACGAACAAGATATCGAAGTAGACGACCACATTCAAACTGAGGAAGTCCGGGTGGTGACCTGTGGCAGAGATGAGGTTCTGCTGGTTGTCCGGGATATTACCGATCGCAAACGGGTAGAAAAAGCCCTGCGGGAAAGCGAGGCTACCAATCGGGCGATCGTCCAGGCGATTCCCGACTTGCTGGTCCACGTGTCACAGGAGGGGCAGTATCTCAGTCTGAGTGGTGGTCGGGAGGTCAAAGTTCTTTATCCCTTCCCTAATTCAAGGCTTGCCGATCTCCTGCCTGCGCCCATTGCCCAACAACAGTATCAGGCCATTCAGCAGGCTATTACCACTGGAGAACTCCAGGTCTTGGAGCAGGAAATGCTCCTGAATGACGGACCTAATTATGAAGAAGTTCGAGTGGTGCCCTGTCAGCAAGAGACAGCCCTGCTGATCGTTCGTAATATTACCGATCGTAAGCAGGCTGAGCGGGCCTTGCAGAGTCTGCTGAAAGGGACTGCTGCAGTGACAGGTGAAGCTTTTTTCCCAGTCCTGGCCCAGCAGATTGCCCTAGTTCTGAACGCATCGCATGTTTTTATTGCGACTCAGTCTGGTCAACAACTAGACACCCTGGGATTGTGTATTGATGGTCAGGTCCAGCCCAATATCTCTTACCCCCTGCCCCAATCTCCCTGGGAAGTGACCCTGCAGCAGGGGTTTTATTTCTCTAACAGTCAGATGCAGCAGTTATTTCCCCATACCTCCATGTTAAGGGAACTGCGGGCAGAGAGCTATCTGGGGGTGGCCATGCACAATGGGGAGGGTAGGGCGATCGGAATTTTGAGTCTGCTCAACAGCCAACCCCTGACGAATCGGGAATATGTCGAAACCCTGCTGCGCATCTTTGCCGCCAGAGCAGCGGCAGAACTGGAACGCCTGCAGGCTCTGGCCGATCTCCAGACTGCCAAAGCAGTTGCAGATGCTGCCAATCAGGCCAAAAGTGATTTTCTGACCAACATGAGTCATGAATTGCGTACCCCCCTGAATGGCATTCTGGGCTTTGCTGAGATTTTGCAGCGGGATGCCACCCTGACTGCTAAACAGAAAGAGGGCCTCAATACGATTTATCAGTGTGGCTCCCATCTCCTGACCCTGATCGGAGATATCCTCGATCTGGCTAAAATTGAAGCCAGAAAACTGGAGCTTCAACCTGCTCCAGTGCAGCTTGAGCGTTTATGCCATAGCCTGGTGCAAATTGGGCATCTGAAAGCCACCCAGAAAGACCTGTTCTTTTCCTTCCAGGTCCCTACTTCCCTGCCTGCAGTGGTTCATACCGATGAAAAGCGCCTGCGTCAGGTGCTGATGAATCTATTAAGTAACGCGATTAAGTTTACTGCTTCCGGGGGGGTGACCTTTACGGTCAGCCCGGTGGCCCCTACTTCGGAGGATCACGAGGGCATCGGGCCGATCGTTCGACTGCGCTTTCAGGTGGAAGATACCGGTATTGGTATCGGTTCGGAAGATCTGAACAAAATCTTCCTCCCCTTTGAACAGGTGGGAAGTTTACACCAGCAGGCCGAGGGGACGGGCCTGGGACTGTCTATCAGTCAGGAGATTGTGCAGATGATGGGTAGCCACCTCCAGGTGGAAAGTGTCCTGGGTCAGGGCAGCACCTTCTGGTTTGAAGTCAATCTGCCCCTGGGCAGTCAGAGCAGTCTTCCAGGAACGTCCGCATCATCTCAGAGAGTCGTGGGGTACGAAGGCGACACCCGCAAGATTCTGGTGGTGGACGATCGCTGGGAGAATCGGGAAGTCTTCAGCCACCTCCTGCACCCGCTGGGTTTCATCCTGATGGAGGCAGAAAATGGGCAGCAGGGTTTTGAAACTGCGATCGTCTGGCAGCCCGATCTCATCATCACGGATTTGCGCATGCCAGTGATGGATGGCTTTACCCTGGCCCGCCAGATACGGCAGACTCCTGACCTGCGATCGATGCCGATCCTGGCCTGCTCGGCTGATGTGGCTGAGGTGGTCCATCGGCAAAGCCAGGAAGCTGGATGCAATGCTTTTCTCCCCCGTCCGGTTCAGGTGCAGGATTTGCTGGACCAGTTACAACATCACCTGAAATTAGTTTGGGTATATGACACCCTTCCGACCCAGGATCCTATTCCAGTCACAACCCAGATCAGCAACTCTTCGCCATCTCCCTGGGTGGTTCCACCCCAGCAGGAACTGGTGACGCTGCAATTTGTGACCTATATCCTGGATCAGCAGGCTGTTAAAGAGGAAGTGAATCGACTTGAACAGCTAGACCCCCGATACCATGCCTTTGCCCAACGAATTCAGCAACTGGTCCATGAGTTTGAGTTTGAGGAAATCCTCAAGATCATCCAGTCGGATCTGGCAAGCTAA
- a CDS encoding fatty acid desaturase, with amino-acid sequence MTATTEKFANASIPSVDSDFQLKDVIKTLPQECFQKSPRKAWTTVLLSVLAVCLGYIGIAAAPWFLLPFAWIFAGTALTGFFVIAHDCGHRSFAKQRWVNDWVGHILMLPLIYPFHCWRLKHDHHHIHTNKLHVDNAWEPWTAEIYVGLNPFMKLFYQALRGPFWWLGSIAHWATVHFQPSKFAERDRGKAKVSIAAVVIFGAIFFPTLILTTGLWGFVKFWLLPWLVYHFWMSTFTLVHHTDTQVQFRPVETWNEFEAQLHGTVHCDYPRWVELLCHDINVHIPHHISVAIPSYNLRLAHASIEHNWDSYLVKRKFSWALMKDIVTKCHIYHPEKAYQSFQETESHQPGETLI; translated from the coding sequence ATGACTGCAACGACGGAAAAGTTCGCAAACGCTTCGATTCCTTCAGTCGATAGTGATTTTCAACTGAAAGATGTGATCAAAACGCTCCCTCAGGAGTGCTTTCAGAAAAGTCCCAGAAAAGCCTGGACTACTGTTCTGCTCAGTGTTTTGGCAGTTTGCTTGGGATATATCGGGATTGCAGCCGCTCCCTGGTTTCTTCTCCCCTTCGCCTGGATTTTTGCAGGCACCGCCCTGACCGGTTTCTTCGTCATTGCCCATGACTGTGGACATCGATCGTTTGCTAAGCAACGTTGGGTTAACGATTGGGTCGGCCATATTTTGATGCTTCCCCTGATTTATCCATTTCATTGCTGGCGACTCAAGCATGATCATCACCACATTCACACGAATAAGTTGCATGTGGATAATGCCTGGGAACCCTGGACCGCTGAAATTTATGTCGGGCTTAATCCCTTCATGAAATTGTTCTATCAGGCTCTGCGGGGTCCATTCTGGTGGTTAGGGTCGATTGCCCACTGGGCAACCGTGCACTTTCAACCCTCTAAATTTGCGGAACGGGATCGGGGCAAAGCCAAAGTCTCGATCGCGGCTGTCGTCATCTTTGGAGCGATTTTCTTCCCCACGCTGATTCTGACCACTGGTCTCTGGGGCTTTGTCAAGTTCTGGCTGCTGCCCTGGCTGGTGTACCACTTCTGGATGAGCACCTTCACCCTGGTTCATCATACGGATACTCAGGTGCAGTTCCGTCCGGTTGAGACCTGGAATGAGTTTGAGGCCCAACTCCACGGAACGGTTCACTGTGATTATCCCCGCTGGGTAGAACTCCTCTGTCATGACATTAATGTGCATATTCCCCATCACATCTCTGTAGCCATCCCCTCCTACAATTTACGGTTGGCCCACGCATCGATCGAGCACAACTGGGATAGTTACCTGGTGAAACGCAAGTTTTCCTGGGCCTTGATGAAAGATATTGTGACCAAGTGCCATATCTACCATCCTGAGAAAGCTTACCAATCCTTCCAAGAGACGGAATCTCATCAACCAGGTGAAACACTAATCTGA
- a CDS encoding TldD/PmbA family protein, which translates to MVQLTFDRLATTLQSACQSGEHFTLRLASEQSQFTRFNRARVRQTGWVNDGSLTLYLMREGRTGFREFPFTGNWEIDWPQVDEAMAQLRQELPQLPVDPYQVLPLGKTNSQAVHQGKLLAPDAVVPTLLPWVADLDFTGIYAAGTLMRGYADSAGQKHWFSTDSYSLDYSLFTPEGQAVKGTLAGGDWDGAACEARLQDSRVQLALLSRSVRSVARGQYRTYLAPAAVADLVGMLSWGGVSEAALQQGSSCLGILRRGEKQLSPLFYLDENFESGLVPRFNEFGEVAPLELSLIEAGQLKQTLISSRTAREYGLTPNGAAGGEWLRSPQIRPGHLAPDQILPTLGTGLYVSNLHYLNWSDRPTGRITGMTRYACFWVEEGEMVGPIENLRFDDSLYRFWGENLLALTDYQEFIPNIGTYGSREAGGVQVPGMIVEGLTYTL; encoded by the coding sequence ATGGTCCAACTGACATTCGATCGCCTTGCCACCACACTCCAATCAGCATGCCAGTCTGGAGAGCACTTTACCCTCAGATTGGCCAGTGAGCAGAGTCAGTTTACCCGCTTCAATCGGGCTAGGGTGCGTCAGACCGGTTGGGTGAATGATGGGAGCCTGACCCTGTATCTGATGCGAGAGGGTCGCACGGGTTTCCGGGAGTTCCCTTTTACTGGCAACTGGGAAATCGATTGGCCCCAGGTGGATGAAGCAATGGCACAACTCCGCCAGGAACTTCCTCAATTGCCCGTAGACCCCTATCAGGTTCTGCCCCTGGGCAAAACTAACAGTCAGGCCGTGCATCAAGGAAAGCTTCTGGCCCCTGATGCCGTGGTACCAACCCTATTGCCCTGGGTTGCCGATCTGGATTTCACCGGCATCTACGCTGCTGGGACCTTGATGCGGGGATATGCCGATTCTGCGGGACAGAAGCACTGGTTCTCGACGGATTCCTACAGCCTGGATTACTCCCTATTTACGCCAGAGGGTCAGGCTGTGAAGGGAACTCTGGCCGGAGGAGATTGGGATGGGGCTGCTTGTGAGGCCCGGTTGCAGGATTCCAGGGTCCAGCTCGCCTTACTCTCCCGATCGGTCCGATCGGTGGCGCGGGGGCAGTATCGTACTTACCTGGCACCGGCAGCCGTAGCCGATCTGGTGGGAATGCTCTCCTGGGGCGGAGTGAGCGAGGCGGCTCTGCAACAGGGCAGCAGTTGCCTGGGAATTTTGCGGCGGGGGGAGAAGCAATTGTCTCCCCTGTTTTACCTGGATGAGAACTTTGAGTCGGGGCTGGTACCCCGGTTCAATGAGTTTGGAGAAGTGGCTCCCCTGGAATTGTCCCTGATTGAGGCAGGGCAATTGAAGCAGACATTGATCAGTTCCCGGACGGCCCGGGAATATGGCCTGACGCCCAATGGGGCGGCTGGTGGGGAATGGTTACGATCGCCCCAGATCAGGCCGGGTCACCTGGCTCCTGACCAGATTCTGCCGACCCTGGGAACAGGGCTCTACGTCTCGAACCTGCATTATCTGAACTGGAGCGATCGGCCCACAGGGCGGATTACGGGAATGACGCGCTATGCCTGTTTCTGGGTGGAAGAGGGAGAGATGGTGGGGCCGATCGAGAATCTTCGGTTTGATGACAGCCTGTATCGGTTTTGGGGCGAAAACTTGCTGGCTTTGACCGATTACCAGGAATTCATCCCCAATATTGGCACCTATGGGAGCCGGGAAGCAGGAGGAGTTCAGGTTCCGGGGATGATTGTGGAGGGTCTGACTTATACGCTGTGA
- a CDS encoding Ycf66 family protein, which produces MLAYVLALAVGFGSFALYMAAFFYPEVHRKQDFIWSGVGLFYALVLWVCAGQIRGGLLLGQTASVALLGWLGWQTLKLRWELTAPEQRTVPEQGSFVLQLGDRAQWLVATLAGIFSTRSSPSAEKPVDWRREDFLPERPATQELPTPVDAVPLVEVPPDVAPAESELTEAEVDAALDDLGEPGEPEMFSESTPAAAETPVPVPTSSPKMAATASPLETAREILNSLRLGGVQLFRNLTGRKPKRPTIVLDRTPSSSAASPTEDWEEEPELASPEIIATPVEPAEDVVILMEESISVTVVELEAESVSPPAESVSAVITPEVTEPEADEPEAISPEMPPEVSTVVVAPETKLENLDVEAEASAPDLPDLTGPSPDLPEFLELFGPDTPDPGDTPESPTSTTEDSKPEEPTP; this is translated from the coding sequence ATGCTTGCCTACGTTCTGGCTTTAGCCGTTGGTTTTGGTAGCTTTGCCCTCTATATGGCTGCCTTCTTCTACCCGGAAGTTCACCGGAAGCAGGATTTTATCTGGAGTGGTGTAGGGCTGTTCTATGCCCTGGTGCTGTGGGTCTGTGCAGGCCAGATTAGAGGGGGCCTGCTGTTGGGACAAACAGCCAGTGTGGCACTTCTGGGCTGGTTGGGTTGGCAGACTCTGAAACTGCGCTGGGAACTGACGGCCCCAGAACAACGGACAGTGCCAGAACAGGGGTCTTTTGTGTTGCAGCTAGGCGATCGGGCCCAGTGGCTGGTGGCAACCCTGGCCGGGATTTTCTCAACCCGAAGCTCACCCTCCGCTGAAAAGCCCGTCGATTGGCGGCGAGAGGATTTCCTGCCGGAGCGTCCTGCAACCCAGGAACTGCCAACTCCAGTAGATGCCGTTCCCCTTGTGGAGGTACCGCCGGATGTGGCTCCGGCTGAGTCTGAACTGACAGAGGCTGAAGTGGATGCAGCCCTGGATGACCTGGGAGAACCAGGGGAGCCAGAGATGTTCTCGGAATCGACTCCCGCCGCTGCTGAGACTCCAGTCCCAGTCCCTACTTCCAGCCCCAAAATGGCAGCAACGGCCAGTCCCCTGGAAACCGCCAGGGAAATTCTGAACAGCCTGCGGTTAGGCGGCGTGCAGTTGTTCCGCAACTTGACCGGGCGCAAACCCAAGCGACCCACGATCGTTCTCGATCGCACCCCCTCTAGCTCGGCAGCCTCACCCACAGAGGATTGGGAGGAAGAACCAGAACTGGCCTCACCTGAAATAATTGCAACCCCTGTGGAACCAGCGGAGGATGTGGTTATCCTGATGGAGGAAAGCATCAGCGTCACGGTGGTTGAACTGGAAGCAGAATCAGTTAGCCCGCCTGCAGAATCAGTCAGCGCGGTTATCACGCCGGAAGTGACCGAACCCGAAGCCGATGAACCTGAAGCCATCAGTCCAGAGATGCCACCAGAAGTCTCCACTGTTGTCGTTGCACCGGAGACAAAACTGGAGAATCTGGATGTAGAAGCGGAAGCATCCGCTCCCGATCTCCCGGACCTTACAGGCCCCTCTCCCGATCTCCCAGAATTCCTGGAACTCTTCGGCCCCGATACCCCCGACCCAGGGGATACCCCAGAATCTCCTACATCCACAACAGAGGATTCCAAACCAGAAGAACCCACCCCATAG